In one window of Cellulophaga sp. HaHa_2_95 DNA:
- the argC gene encoding N-acetyl-gamma-glutamyl-phosphate reductase: MIKAGIIGGSGYTGGELIRILLNHPETEIDFIYSTTRAGKEITTAHPDLLGLTDLAFTDTVNLNVAVVFLCLGHGNSTSFLKKHSFSSETKIIDLSNDFRLHADAVLDGKEFIYGLPETNREKIKTANYIANPGCFATAIQLALLPLAKANLLADEVHINAVTGSTGAGVSPSGTTHFSWRNNNVSWYKPFTHQHLGEIGESLASFETPVGELLFLPTRGNFPRGILATAYTKYDGTLEEAITLYKDFYKEAQFTQISDQEIHLKQVVNTNQCHIHLHKHNNRLLITSVIDNLLKGASGQAVQNMNLMFGLAENSGLNLKAAAF, from the coding sequence ATGATCAAAGCAGGCATAATAGGTGGTTCTGGATATACGGGTGGAGAGCTTATTCGTATACTTTTAAACCATCCTGAAACAGAAATAGATTTTATATACAGCACTACAAGAGCAGGCAAAGAGATTACCACAGCACATCCAGATTTATTAGGACTTACAGACCTAGCATTTACAGATACTGTAAATCTAAACGTAGCTGTTGTTTTCTTGTGTTTAGGTCATGGAAATTCTACAAGCTTCTTAAAAAAGCACAGTTTTTCTTCCGAGACTAAAATTATCGATTTAAGTAATGATTTCCGCTTACATGCAGATGCTGTATTAGACGGCAAGGAATTTATTTATGGTTTGCCTGAGACCAATAGAGAAAAAATAAAAACAGCTAATTACATTGCAAATCCGGGATGTTTTGCCACAGCCATTCAATTAGCGTTATTACCATTGGCTAAAGCAAATCTACTAGCAGATGAAGTCCATATCAATGCCGTTACTGGAAGTACTGGTGCTGGTGTTAGCCCTTCTGGAACTACGCATTTTAGCTGGAGAAATAATAATGTGTCTTGGTATAAGCCATTTACACACCAACATTTGGGCGAAATAGGCGAAAGTTTAGCTTCTTTTGAAACACCCGTGGGAGAGTTATTATTTTTACCTACTAGAGGAAACTTTCCTAGAGGCATACTAGCTACGGCATATACCAAGTATGACGGTACCTTGGAGGAGGCAATTACCTTGTATAAAGATTTTTATAAAGAAGCCCAGTTTACACAAATCTCAGATCAAGAGATTCACTTAAAGCAAGTGGTAAACACCAATCAGTGTCATATTCATTTACACAAACACAACAATAGATTATTAATTACTTCTGTAATAGATAACTTATTAAAGGGGGCATCTGGGCAAGCAGTACAAAATATGAATCTAATGTTTGGCCTAGCAGAAAATAGCGGGCTAAATTTAAAAGCAGCAGCATTCTAG
- a CDS encoding glycosyltransferase 87 family protein, translating to MKSYWKLHKVPMVMMLLSCILYYIFAFHFERTEFTKLVVLFIGLLVLCFKIVQFEKLNLKFILATGIIFRIIFLVTIPNLSQDFYRFIWDGELVSNFINPYLNIPNDLILDPNLVIDNAKKLFTGMGELSPKFHSNYPPLNQLLFGIAALLGGKSILGAVIVMRIFIILADIGIVYFGRKLLRKLNKSPHLIFWYFLNPLVIMELTGNLHFEGVMLFFFVWSLYLLSQNNWKLAAVMYACSISIKLVPLLFLPLFLTHFKFKKSVAFYGIVGVSILALLLPFYASEFIANYSKTVGLWFSNFEFNSSIYNVVKTIGVSYFDAKPWELIKTYGKLTPIITILTVLAFTFIRKNDTLNTLITSMLWVLTIYYFISPTVHPWYIIFLVVLTCFTNYRYALVWSASVILSYWAYSDPNYVEHLGILTIEYLLVFSFMIYELSKQRNKL from the coding sequence ATGAAATCATATTGGAAGCTTCATAAAGTTCCAATGGTAATGATGCTTTTAAGTTGCATCTTATATTACATATTTGCATTTCATTTTGAAAGAACAGAATTTACAAAACTAGTCGTCCTTTTTATAGGGCTACTAGTCTTGTGTTTTAAAATAGTACAGTTTGAAAAACTAAACCTAAAATTTATCCTTGCTACAGGAATAATTTTTAGAATTATATTCTTAGTAACAATTCCCAACTTATCACAAGACTTTTATCGGTTTATATGGGATGGTGAATTGGTGAGTAACTTTATCAACCCCTATTTAAACATTCCTAATGATCTTATTCTAGATCCCAATCTAGTAATAGACAATGCCAAGAAGCTCTTTACAGGGATGGGAGAATTAAGCCCTAAGTTTCACAGTAACTATCCGCCCCTAAATCAGCTCTTATTCGGAATTGCAGCACTACTTGGCGGAAAAAGTATTTTAGGCGCTGTAATTGTTATGCGTATATTCATAATCCTTGCAGATATCGGAATTGTTTATTTCGGGAGAAAACTATTACGCAAGCTGAACAAATCACCGCATTTAATCTTCTGGTACTTTTTAAATCCGCTGGTAATTATGGAGCTTACAGGAAATCTCCATTTTGAAGGGGTCATGCTATTCTTCTTTGTGTGGTCTCTCTACTTATTATCACAGAACAATTGGAAGCTTGCCGCTGTGATGTATGCTTGCTCTATAAGTATAAAATTAGTTCCGCTCTTATTTTTACCTCTTTTTTTAACTCATTTTAAGTTTAAAAAAAGTGTTGCTTTTTACGGTATCGTAGGGGTAAGTATTCTAGCCCTACTCCTCCCCTTTTACGCTTCAGAATTCATTGCTAATTATTCTAAAACGGTAGGTTTATGGTTTTCTAATTTTGAGTTTAATTCCAGTATTTACAATGTTGTTAAAACAATAGGTGTGAGTTATTTTGATGCAAAACCTTGGGAATTGATTAAGACCTACGGTAAGCTAACGCCTATTATCACTATTTTGACTGTATTGGCCTTTACCTTTATTAGAAAAAATGACACTCTGAATACTTTAATAACTAGCATGCTTTGGGTACTTACGATATACTACTTCATATCACCAACAGTACACCCTTGGTATATTATTTTTTTAGTCGTACTTACTTGTTTCACTAATTATAGATACGCCTTAGTATGGTCTGCCTCTGTAATTCTTAGTTATTGGGCCTATTCTGATCCTAATTATGTGGAGCATTTAGGAATTCTTACTATTGAATATCTGCTCGTATTCTCCTTCATGATTTACGAATTAAGTAAACAACGTAACAAATTGTAA
- a CDS encoding aspartate aminotransferase family protein gives MKLFDVYPLYNVTPVSAKGSIVTDINGQDYWDFYGGHAVISIGHGHPHYIKKLEDQLHKIGFYSNAIQNPLQTELATKLGALSDCEDYNLFLCSSGAEANENALKMASFITGKSRVIAFNNGFHGRTSAAVAATDNQNINAPINKQQKVTFLPFNAIDAFESEIEKGDVCAVILESIQGVGGLDEPSTEFYQKIVESCKKHHVILIADEVQSGFGRSGKFFGFQHHNIQPDIISIAKGMGNGFPVGGVLIHESIEAKYGMLGTTFGGNHLACAASLAVLEVIEKEDLINNAAKIGAYFKERAAEIPQVKNIKGRGLMLGLEFDFEVSELRKKLIYDQHIFTGGASNKKLLRILPALNISEKEIDIFFDALKKELK, from the coding sequence ATGAAACTATTTGATGTTTACCCTTTATATAATGTGACACCTGTTAGTGCTAAAGGGAGTATCGTTACTGATATAAATGGACAAGATTACTGGGATTTTTATGGAGGTCATGCCGTCATATCTATCGGACATGGACACCCACATTATATTAAAAAATTAGAAGATCAATTACATAAAATTGGATTTTATAGCAATGCAATCCAAAACCCATTACAGACAGAATTAGCGACTAAATTAGGAGCGCTTTCTGATTGTGAAGATTACAACTTATTCCTATGCAGTTCTGGGGCAGAAGCCAATGAAAACGCATTAAAAATGGCGTCCTTTATTACTGGAAAATCAAGAGTAATTGCATTTAATAATGGTTTTCACGGTAGAACTTCGGCTGCAGTAGCCGCTACAGATAATCAGAATATAAATGCTCCCATCAACAAGCAACAAAAAGTAACTTTCTTGCCATTTAATGCTATTGATGCCTTTGAAAGCGAAATTGAAAAAGGAGATGTTTGTGCTGTAATTCTAGAATCAATACAAGGCGTGGGTGGCTTAGATGAACCTTCAACCGAATTTTACCAGAAAATTGTTGAAAGCTGCAAGAAACATCATGTCATCCTAATTGCTGATGAAGTACAATCAGGATTTGGTAGAAGTGGGAAATTCTTTGGATTTCAACATCACAATATTCAACCAGATATTATCAGCATAGCAAAAGGTATGGGGAATGGTTTCCCTGTAGGCGGTGTTCTAATTCACGAAAGTATTGAGGCTAAATACGGAATGTTAGGTACTACATTTGGTGGCAACCATTTGGCATGTGCGGCATCTCTCGCTGTTTTAGAAGTTATTGAAAAAGAAGACTTGATTAACAATGCGGCAAAAATTGGAGCCTATTTTAAGGAGCGCGCTGCAGAAATCCCACAAGTTAAAAACATTAAAGGCCGTGGATTAATGCTTGGTTTGGAGTTTGATTTTGAGGTATCAGAATTGCGCAAAAAACTTATTTATGATCAGCATATTTTTACCGGTGGAGCAAGTAATAAAAAACTGCTGCGTATTTTACCTGCGCTTAACATTTCAGAGAAAGAGATAGATATCTTCTTTGATGCTTTAAAAAAGGAACTAAAGTGA
- a CDS encoding glycosyltransferase family 2 protein, with product MKEIIVIIPAYNEADSIAHVIKEIPTNVSEIIVVNNNSTDKTAENAEAAGATVLMETKKGYGYACLAGLDYIAKTSKNPYIIVFVDGDYSDYPEELTKIVAPILYDDIDMVIGARDEALREDGSMTPQQIFGNWLATFLMKLFFNAKFTDLGPFRAIKYDKLLALNMEDETYGWTVEMQLKVLKKKFTYTEVPVRYKKRIGISKVSGTVKGSIFAGIKILSWIFKYSIK from the coding sequence ATGAAAGAAATTATAGTAATTATTCCCGCATATAACGAAGCAGATTCTATTGCTCATGTTATAAAAGAAATACCAACTAATGTATCTGAAATCATTGTTGTCAATAATAATTCAACAGATAAAACTGCCGAAAATGCTGAAGCTGCAGGGGCTACAGTACTCATGGAGACCAAAAAAGGATATGGTTACGCTTGCCTAGCAGGACTGGATTATATCGCCAAAACATCTAAGAACCCCTATATCATCGTATTTGTTGATGGTGATTATTCTGATTATCCTGAAGAACTCACTAAAATAGTTGCCCCTATACTCTATGACGATATAGATATGGTTATAGGAGCTAGGGACGAGGCGTTGCGAGAAGATGGTTCTATGACACCCCAGCAAATATTTGGAAATTGGTTAGCAACCTTTCTAATGAAACTATTTTTCAATGCAAAATTTACAGATTTAGGGCCTTTTAGAGCTATTAAATACGATAAGTTATTGGCCTTGAACATGGAAGATGAAACCTACGGTTGGACTGTTGAGATGCAATTGAAGGTTTTAAAGAAGAAATTTACATATACCGAAGTACCAGTACGTTATAAAAAAAGAATTGGCATATCAAAAGTGTCAGGTACCGTAAAAGGTAGTATATTTGCAGGCATAAAAATCCTAAGTTGGATTTTTAAATACAGTATAAAATAA
- a CDS encoding toxin-antitoxin system YwqK family antitoxin codes for MYLKAFFYVCAFVLINTSVFAKTYSKNYYKTGILKSEGWVENGKKSGYWKFYYENGTLSEQGHYDQNSKTDYWVYFTKNGKLKQEGNYRYGQKYKWWLFYDSNGHINHKCQLSEGVKDGYCLKYTNEKLTSAEKYKNGEKIKEWFSFSSFRSENKLSDLR; via the coding sequence ATGTATTTAAAAGCTTTTTTCTATGTTTGCGCCTTCGTTTTAATAAATACCAGTGTTTTTGCGAAAACGTATTCCAAAAATTATTACAAAACTGGAATATTAAAATCCGAAGGCTGGGTAGAAAACGGGAAGAAAAGTGGCTATTGGAAATTCTATTACGAAAATGGTACTCTCTCTGAACAAGGACATTACGATCAGAATAGCAAAACAGATTACTGGGTTTATTTCACTAAAAACGGAAAATTAAAGCAAGAAGGAAATTACAGATACGGTCAAAAATATAAATGGTGGTTGTTTTATGATAGCAACGGGCATATTAATCATAAATGCCAACTTAGTGAAGGAGTCAAAGATGGGTATTGTTTAAAATACACCAATGAGAAATTAACTTCGGCAGAAAAGTATAAAAATGGAGAAAAAATTAAAGAGTGGTTTAGCTTTTCTAGTTTTAGAAGCGAGAATAAACTTTCTGACTTAAGATAA
- a CDS encoding cellulose synthase family protein — protein MALTISYIIIAIYSIALVLIFFYSLAQLNLLFNYLSYKKKNETAPKYNLLDPKEIPFVTIQLPVYNEEYVMDRLLENIAKLEYPSSKLEIQVLDDSTDESVEKTAEHIKKLQETGLDIQHIRRENRSGFKAGALKEGLTIAKGEFIAIFDADFLPSADWLKKTIIYFKDQEIGVVQTRWGHINRDYSTLTRIQAFALDAHFTLEQVGRNAKGHFINFNGTAGIWRKECILDAGNWEGDTLTEDLDLSYRAQLKNWKFKYLEDVETPAELPVVISAARSQQFRWNKGGAENFRKTVSSVVSSKNIPFKTKFHGVMHLLNSSMFLCVFIVALLSIPMLYIKNSYGHLGWIFEVTSFFIVSTIILFVCYWFTYKSIQGSSFDNFIDYIKLFFTFFSIALGFSLHNSIAVLEGHMGKRSEFVRTPKFNLDNIKNSWKGNKYLATKLSPNMIIEAALMVYFLFGMYSAIPLNDFGLFPFHFMLFLGFGFVFFKSLTARA, from the coding sequence ATGGCATTAACAATTTCCTACATTATCATCGCAATCTACAGCATTGCTCTTGTTTTAATTTTCTTTTATAGTTTGGCGCAATTGAACCTATTGTTCAACTACTTAAGCTATAAGAAAAAAAATGAAACAGCCCCTAAGTACAACCTATTAGACCCCAAAGAAATTCCGTTTGTTACCATTCAACTTCCTGTCTATAACGAGGAGTATGTAATGGATCGTTTGTTAGAAAATATTGCAAAATTAGAGTACCCATCAAGCAAATTAGAGATTCAAGTTCTTGATGATTCTACAGATGAGTCTGTAGAAAAGACTGCTGAACATATTAAAAAATTACAAGAGACTGGCTTAGACATTCAACACATAAGACGTGAGAATAGAAGTGGTTTTAAAGCAGGTGCACTTAAAGAAGGATTAACAATCGCGAAAGGTGAATTTATTGCAATTTTCGATGCCGATTTCTTGCCATCAGCAGATTGGTTAAAAAAGACCATCATTTATTTTAAAGATCAAGAAATAGGAGTAGTTCAAACCCGTTGGGGACATATTAACAGAGACTATTCAACTTTAACTAGAATACAAGCCTTTGCATTAGATGCCCACTTTACATTAGAACAAGTAGGTAGAAATGCAAAAGGACACTTTATCAATTTTAATGGTACTGCTGGTATATGGCGTAAAGAATGTATTCTGGATGCTGGTAACTGGGAAGGTGATACCTTAACTGAAGATTTAGATTTAAGCTACAGAGCACAATTAAAGAACTGGAAATTTAAATATCTTGAAGATGTTGAAACTCCAGCAGAATTACCTGTAGTTATTAGTGCTGCACGTTCGCAACAATTTAGATGGAATAAAGGTGGTGCAGAGAACTTTAGAAAAACTGTTTCAAGTGTTGTTTCTTCTAAAAACATTCCTTTCAAGACTAAATTTCATGGAGTAATGCATTTACTTAATAGCTCTATGTTTCTATGTGTATTCATAGTAGCACTATTAAGTATTCCAATGCTTTACATCAAAAATAGCTATGGCCATCTAGGTTGGATATTTGAAGTAACAAGTTTCTTTATCGTAAGTACTATTATTTTATTTGTCTGTTATTGGTTTACCTATAAAAGTATTCAAGGCAGTAGTTTTGATAATTTCATTGACTACATAAAACTATTCTTCACCTTCTTCTCTATAGCATTAGGTTTCTCTTTACACAATTCTATTGCTGTATTAGAAGGCCATATGGGTAAAAGAAGTGAATTTGTTAGAACACCTAAGTTTAACTTAGACAACATTAAAAACAGTTGGAAAGGAAATAAGTATTTAGCAACGAAACTATCTCCAAACATGATTATAGAAGCAGCATTAATGGTATACTTCTTATTTGGGATGTACAGTGCTATTCCATTGAATGATTTTGGATTGTTCCCTTTTCACTTTATGTTATTTTTAGGATTCGGATTCGTATTCTTTAAATCACTTACTGCAAGAGCATAA
- the argG gene encoding argininosuccinate synthase, with amino-acid sequence MKKLVLAYSGGLDTSYCAKHLSKDKGFEVHAVSVNTGGFSKEEISQIEKKSLELGATSYKSIDAVQTFYDKVVKYLIFGNVLKNNTYPLSVSAERIVQAIEIVNYAKKVGANYIAHGSTGAGNDQVRFDMIFQIIAPEIEIITPIRDNKLSRETEIAYLKENGIDYPWEKAKYSINRGLWGTSVGGEETLSSNKALPDSAYPSQLQEKEPADVTLTFEKGELVAVNGIKDTPVANIEKLEAMASKYAIGRDIHVGDTIIGTKGRVGFEAAAALIIIKAHHLLEKHTLTKWQQYQKEQQGNFYGMLLHEGNYLDEVMRNIEAFLTDTQKNVSGDVFLSLYPFQFRLNGISSEHDLMTDAFGSYGEENKGWSATDAKGFIKILSNPGRIYNHVNGEK; translated from the coding sequence ATGAAAAAATTAGTTTTAGCCTATAGCGGCGGATTAGACACATCCTACTGTGCGAAACATTTATCAAAAGATAAAGGATTTGAAGTTCATGCCGTTAGTGTAAATACCGGTGGTTTTTCAAAAGAAGAAATAAGTCAGATTGAAAAAAAATCTCTAGAATTAGGGGCTACTTCATACAAATCTATTGATGCCGTACAGACGTTTTATGATAAAGTAGTAAAATACTTAATTTTTGGGAACGTTTTGAAAAATAATACCTACCCACTTTCTGTTAGTGCAGAGCGTATTGTACAAGCTATTGAAATAGTTAATTACGCCAAAAAGGTGGGGGCTAATTATATTGCTCACGGTAGTACTGGTGCAGGAAATGACCAAGTACGTTTTGATATGATCTTTCAGATTATCGCTCCAGAAATAGAAATCATTACTCCTATTAGAGATAATAAATTATCTAGAGAAACTGAAATTGCTTACCTGAAAGAAAACGGAATTGATTACCCTTGGGAAAAGGCTAAATACTCTATCAATAGAGGACTTTGGGGAACATCTGTAGGTGGTGAAGAAACACTAAGTTCTAACAAAGCATTACCAGACAGCGCATACCCAAGTCAACTACAAGAGAAAGAGCCTGCAGATGTTACACTTACTTTTGAAAAAGGAGAATTAGTAGCTGTAAATGGGATCAAAGATACTCCTGTTGCGAATATAGAAAAACTAGAAGCTATGGCTTCTAAGTACGCCATTGGTAGAGATATCCACGTTGGCGATACCATTATTGGGACAAAAGGTAGAGTAGGTTTTGAAGCAGCTGCTGCTTTAATTATCATTAAGGCACATCATTTATTAGAGAAACATACGCTTACAAAATGGCAACAATACCAAAAAGAACAACAAGGTAATTTCTATGGCATGTTGTTACATGAAGGTAATTATTTGGATGAAGTGATGCGAAATATTGAAGCTTTCTTAACAGATACTCAAAAAAATGTTTCTGGTGACGTTTTCTTAAGCTTATATCCGTTCCAATTTAGATTAAACGGAATTTCATCTGAGCACGATTTAATGACGGATGCTTTTGGAAGTTACGGCGAAGAAAACAAAGGATGGTCTGCCACCGATGCGAAAGGTTTTATAAAAATTCTTTCAAATCCTGGTAGAATATACAATCACGTAAACGGAGAAAAGTAA
- the proC gene encoding pyrroline-5-carboxylate reductase, which produces MKIAIIGAGNLGLAIAKGILSSNGATTMYLTKRKTGSIEKFEKYGNVTVTSDNREAVLNSDILIFAVQPNQFVKILGEIKDLLTEKHVLISTITGFSIAQIEAVVGDDQNIIRSMPNTAISVGKSMTCICSNEKGQKRIELALAIFNRMGHSLEIPETQMQAATVICASGIAFWMRMIRATTQGAIQLGFDAKEAQELAMHTCNGAAGLLIESGSHPEAEIDRVTTPQGCTIQGLNEMEHQGLSSSLIQGIVASYDKISRIKEENK; this is translated from the coding sequence ATGAAAATAGCAATTATAGGAGCAGGAAATTTAGGTCTAGCCATTGCCAAAGGAATTTTGAGTAGCAACGGGGCAACCACCATGTACCTTACCAAAAGAAAAACAGGTAGTATTGAAAAATTTGAGAAGTACGGTAATGTTACGGTAACCTCAGACAATAGGGAAGCTGTATTAAATTCGGATATCTTAATTTTTGCTGTTCAACCCAATCAGTTTGTAAAAATCCTAGGCGAAATAAAAGATCTATTAACCGAAAAGCATGTGCTTATTTCTACGATTACCGGATTTAGTATTGCTCAAATAGAAGCGGTAGTTGGAGATGACCAAAACATCATTAGAAGCATGCCTAATACCGCAATTTCAGTAGGGAAATCTATGACTTGTATTTGCTCTAATGAAAAAGGCCAAAAAAGAATTGAATTAGCACTAGCTATTTTTAATAGAATGGGGCATTCATTAGAAATTCCAGAAACTCAAATGCAAGCGGCAACCGTAATTTGTGCTAGCGGAATTGCCTTTTGGATGCGTATGATACGTGCTACTACTCAAGGTGCTATACAATTAGGTTTTGACGCTAAAGAAGCTCAAGAGCTAGCCATGCATACCTGTAATGGCGCGGCAGGCCTGTTAATTGAGTCAGGTAGTCATCCAGAAGCAGAAATAGATAGAGTAACAACCCCTCAAGGTTGTACCATTCAAGGATTAAACGAAATGGAACATCAAGGATTAAGCTCTTCCTTAATACAAGGAATTGTGGCTTCATACGATAAAATTAGTCGTATTAAAGAAGAAAACAAATAG
- a CDS encoding GNAT family N-acetyltransferase — translation MELLIANESHFKYAEIICDTIAESAKTRGTGIAKRTPEYIRKKLENGNAVIALDGTTFAGFCYIEIWGHEKYVANSGLIVHPDYRDRGLAKQIKQRIFELSGEKFPDAKIFGITTGLAVMKINYELGYKPTTFSELTDDPEFWKGCQTCKNFDILTRTERKMCLCTAMLYDPKAISKKKAVEEKEKLNTKAFKRLKSIKESLFLKKK, via the coding sequence ATGGAATTACTAATTGCTAACGAATCACATTTTAAGTATGCAGAAATTATCTGTGATACGATTGCAGAATCTGCAAAAACTCGTGGCACTGGTATTGCAAAACGCACTCCAGAATATATTCGTAAAAAACTTGAAAACGGTAACGCTGTTATAGCATTAGACGGAACCACATTTGCTGGCTTCTGCTATATTGAAATTTGGGGACATGAAAAATATGTCGCTAATTCTGGTCTTATTGTGCATCCAGACTATAGAGATAGAGGTTTAGCTAAACAAATAAAGCAACGAATCTTTGAACTCTCAGGAGAAAAATTTCCTGATGCTAAAATTTTTGGTATCACTACCGGATTGGCCGTAATGAAAATAAATTACGAGTTGGGATACAAACCAACAACTTTTTCTGAGCTTACTGATGATCCGGAGTTTTGGAAAGGATGCCAAACCTGTAAAAACTTTGATATTCTTACACGCACAGAACGCAAAATGTGTCTATGCACTGCCATGCTTTATGACCCTAAAGCTATATCCAAAAAGAAAGCTGTAGAAGAGAAAGAAAAATTAAACACAAAAGCTTTTAAGCGATTAAAAAGTATAAAAGAATCCCTTTTCCTAAAAAAGAAATAA
- a CDS encoding glutamate-5-semialdehyde dehydrogenase gives MSLLLSIEQRNKVLKTMAEFIALEKEAILDANKKDLEAYTGDDLAMADRLKVDDAKIEGMILSLQQLADQEDPLGVERFGFTHENGIKVSNKTAPFGTICIIYESRPDVTIEAAGIAFKSGNKILLKGGKESLHSNLALVVLWHKALEQNECEADWVTYLQFNREETQAFLQHPTQKIDLIVPRGGEKLIAFVKKHATCPVIISGRGNNFAYVATDADLEMAVDIIINAKTTKISACNALDKVLIAADMPRKFEFLQHLIQELKKRDVEILTDQTLTDLEGSTTFDTEAIWYEEFLDYKIVIGQVADVTDAIHKINTYGGGHSAVIITSNEEKAQLFMESVDSAAVYHNASTRFTDGFQFGLGGELAISTDKLHQRGPIGLQHLVTNKWYVLGNGQVRS, from the coding sequence GTGAGTCTACTATTAAGTATAGAACAGCGGAATAAGGTTTTGAAAACCATGGCGGAATTTATAGCCCTAGAAAAGGAAGCTATTTTAGACGCTAATAAAAAAGATTTAGAGGCCTATACTGGTGATGATCTTGCAATGGCAGACCGTCTAAAAGTTGATGATGCTAAAATTGAAGGGATGATCTTATCCTTACAACAATTAGCAGACCAAGAAGACCCCTTAGGTGTAGAACGTTTTGGTTTTACCCATGAAAACGGAATTAAAGTAAGTAATAAAACGGCTCCATTTGGTACTATTTGTATTATTTACGAATCACGACCAGATGTCACCATTGAAGCAGCTGGTATTGCTTTTAAATCTGGAAATAAGATCTTATTAAAAGGTGGAAAAGAATCTTTGCATAGCAATTTGGCCTTAGTGGTGCTTTGGCATAAAGCTTTAGAACAAAATGAATGCGAGGCAGACTGGGTTACTTATTTACAATTTAACCGAGAAGAAACCCAAGCTTTTTTACAGCACCCGACACAGAAGATTGATCTTATTGTACCGCGTGGAGGTGAAAAGCTCATCGCTTTTGTAAAAAAACACGCCACCTGCCCTGTCATCATTAGTGGTAGAGGAAATAACTTTGCTTACGTGGCTACAGATGCCGATTTAGAGATGGCTGTTGATATCATTATCAATGCAAAAACAACAAAAATATCAGCCTGTAATGCCTTAGACAAAGTATTAATTGCTGCAGATATGCCTCGGAAATTTGAATTTCTACAACACCTTATTCAAGAATTAAAGAAGCGTGATGTAGAAATATTAACCGATCAAACGCTTACTGATTTAGAAGGTTCTACTACTTTTGATACTGAAGCAATTTGGTATGAAGAATTTCTAGATTATAAAATTGTTATTGGGCAGGTTGCAGACGTAACGGATGCTATTCATAAAATTAATACCTATGGTGGCGGCCATTCTGCTGTAATTATCACTTCAAACGAAGAAAAGGCGCAATTATTTATGGAATCTGTAGATTCTGCTGCCGTATATCATAATGCCTCCACACGATTTACCGATGGTTTTCAATTTGGTTTAGGGGGAGAACTAGCCATTAGTACAGATAAATTACACCAAAGAGGGCCTATTGGCCTACAGCATTTAGTAACTAATAAATGGTATGTTTTGGGTAATGGACAAGTTAGAAGTTAA
- the proB gene encoding glutamate 5-kinase, with protein MKKIRVLLKIGSNTLTKETNHISRGKIEDIGRQIEGLKDSHEFIIVSSGAIAAARQFVKLEHNGEDINVKQALASIGQPHLMRIFQENFRELGLFTSQCLLSYADFEHPKSKLNIKNTIDVLVANNFIPIINENDTVATDEIQFGDNDKLAALTASLLQVDLLIIATNTDGVYTKKSLTETMPETIKEVIHLNELINEVGDHKSTHGTGGMQSKIEAATIAKAANIETWIINGLKDNFITDAMNGKSNFTKIK; from the coding sequence ATGAAAAAGATTCGCGTATTATTAAAAATAGGCTCTAATACTTTAACCAAGGAAACCAATCATATTTCTCGTGGTAAAATAGAAGACATTGGACGCCAAATAGAAGGACTAAAAGATTCACATGAATTTATTATCGTTAGCTCTGGGGCTATTGCCGCTGCTCGTCAGTTTGTAAAGCTAGAACATAATGGCGAGGATATTAATGTAAAACAAGCATTAGCTTCTATTGGTCAACCGCATCTCATGCGTATTTTTCAGGAGAACTTTAGAGAATTAGGACTGTTCACTTCGCAATGTTTATTATCGTATGCAGACTTTGAACATCCAAAATCTAAGTTGAATATTAAAAACACCATAGACGTATTAGTAGCGAATAATTTTATCCCCATTATTAATGAAAATGATACCGTAGCTACCGATGAAATTCAATTTGGAGATAATGATAAACTAGCAGCGCTAACCGCTTCTTTATTGCAAGTAGATTTATTGATCATAGCCACCAATACTGATGGTGTTTACACCAAAAAATCATTAACGGAAACGATGCCAGAAACAATTAAAGAGGTCATACATTTAAATGAATTAATCAATGAAGTAGGCGATCATAAGTCTACACACGGCACTGGTGGTATGCAATCTAAAATAGAAGCAGCAACTATTGCAAAAGCTGCTAATATTGAAACATGGATCATCAACGGACTAAAAGATAATTTTATAACGGATGCCATGAATGGCAAAAGTAATTTTACAAAAATAAAGTAA